One Vibrio tapetis subsp. tapetis DNA segment encodes these proteins:
- a CDS encoding GNAT family N-acetyltransferase — MSTQLEFRTVAQDEWLQLFTVVKAGLYHHVDAVFGWDDDFQKQRLIDDYQPEWFFWVYQDGVKVGLVCYKPYEDAFHVHLLIILKEHQGKAIGGRVMAKIETQAHAENKKRITLSSFRRNRGAIKFYQNLGYQRVNDEADFVTLSLSVS; from the coding sequence ATGTCCACTCAATTAGAGTTTAGAACAGTGGCTCAAGATGAATGGCTTCAGTTATTCACGGTTGTTAAAGCTGGGTTATATCATCATGTTGATGCCGTATTCGGATGGGACGATGATTTTCAAAAACAACGACTCATTGATGACTATCAGCCAGAGTGGTTTTTTTGGGTGTATCAAGACGGAGTGAAAGTAGGGCTGGTCTGTTATAAGCCCTATGAAGATGCTTTTCATGTTCACTTGCTGATCATCTTGAAAGAACATCAGGGTAAAGCGATAGGGGGTCGCGTCATGGCGAAAATTGAAACGCAAGCCCACGCCGAAAACAAAAAGCGAATCACCTTATCGAGCTTTAGGCGTAACCGCGGTGCAATAAAGTTCTACCAAAATCTAGGTTATCAACGGGTTAATGATGAGGCGGATTTTGTAACACTTAGCTTATCTGTTTCATAA
- a CDS encoding GNAT family N-acetyltransferase produces MVIIEKLTQALRAEACALSVKEQQAQFTVDNIGEFLPTLPDTKMPHLILENDVVVGFFVFDAAYSDEYEFCPENVLGVRALLIDHHYQGRGIAGKAISQMGDFAKTHYPEFVALYLTVNCRNTPAFECYRKYGFEDTNELYEGGPVGPQHIMRQFL; encoded by the coding sequence ATGGTTATTATTGAAAAATTGACGCAAGCCCTGCGAGCAGAAGCGTGTGCGTTGAGTGTGAAAGAACAACAAGCGCAATTTACGGTAGACAATATCGGCGAGTTCTTACCAACACTGCCTGACACGAAAATGCCACACCTGATCTTAGAGAATGATGTTGTGGTGGGCTTTTTTGTGTTTGATGCCGCTTATTCCGATGAGTACGAGTTTTGTCCTGAAAACGTTTTAGGCGTGCGAGCACTGCTCATTGATCACCACTACCAAGGGCGAGGCATTGCGGGTAAGGCGATAAGCCAAATGGGCGATTTTGCCAAAACGCATTACCCTGAATTTGTTGCGCTCTATCTAACCGTAAATTGTAGGAACACGCCTGCATTTGAATGCTACAGAAAATACGGTTTTGAAGATACAAACGAGTTATATGAAGGTGGCCCAGTAGGCCCTCAGCATATCATGAGACAGTTTTTATAG
- a CDS encoding GFA family protein, which produces MITGECFCGEIQYEVDGKLKDARSCHCSRCRKAFSAQASAYALVEASEFKWVSGESLLTAYIGKHGFGLKFCSQCGSTLVGVYQDEVHGVTLGCVNGNPEIELARHIYVGSKASWEVIAKGVPQYNTVP; this is translated from the coding sequence ATGATCACCGGTGAGTGTTTTTGTGGAGAAATCCAATACGAAGTTGACGGTAAACTGAAAGACGCACGTTCGTGTCATTGTTCGCGGTGTCGTAAAGCATTCAGTGCTCAAGCTTCAGCTTATGCACTCGTTGAAGCCAGTGAGTTCAAGTGGGTATCAGGAGAGTCATTACTCACGGCTTACATTGGCAAACATGGCTTTGGTTTAAAGTTTTGCAGTCAATGCGGCTCTACGTTGGTTGGCGTTTATCAGGATGAAGTGCATGGCGTTACGTTAGGTTGTGTTAATGGCAACCCTGAAATAGAACTCGCGAGGCATATTTACGTCGGGTCTAAAGCCTCATGGGAAGTCATTGCTAAAGGCGTGCCGCAGTACAATACGGTTCCGTAG
- a CDS encoding sodium-dependent transporter produces MATSTTSTKPRDKWGSKLGFVMAAAGSAVGLGNIWKFPYTAGESGGGAFVAIYLLFVITIGFSVMLTEFAVGRKTGLSAVGAFKSKDRRWSFIGVIGVVSGLLIMGFYPVVGGWSIAYIYKIATGLLSTPDAIGDSFGSFISNPIEPLMWMGLYLLLNIVVVIRGISGGIEKAGKILMPLLFIILVVVAIKGMSLPGASAGLEFLFSPDFSKVDSSVVLAALGQAFFSLSLGMGCMITYGSYLKKKENLVQTTAMVTAMDTGVAILAGVAMFPAMFAFGMEPAAGPGLVFVVVPQLFAEMGGMIGLLFALLFFIGLSVAALTSSISLLEVVVSYLIDEKGMKRPTAVFSASAVMATLCVFASLSLGGIGPTLFGTGAFDIFDLLTDKIFLAVGGLLLCIFAGWRLNREELEKEITNDGEVSFPLFGLWYNLVKYVIPFAIAIVAIAGIKAGFDSGKGEIMLLGIGIIALGGFASKKL; encoded by the coding sequence GTGGCTACTAGTACTACAAGCACTAAGCCCCGTGATAAATGGGGCTCTAAATTAGGATTCGTTATGGCTGCAGCAGGTTCTGCTGTTGGTCTTGGTAATATTTGGAAATTCCCTTATACCGCAGGTGAAAGTGGCGGTGGCGCGTTTGTTGCCATTTATCTGCTTTTCGTTATCACTATTGGTTTTAGTGTCATGCTAACTGAGTTTGCAGTTGGCCGAAAAACAGGTTTATCCGCTGTAGGTGCCTTTAAGTCTAAAGATCGCCGTTGGAGTTTCATTGGCGTTATTGGCGTAGTCAGCGGCTTGCTCATCATGGGTTTCTACCCTGTGGTTGGCGGTTGGTCTATCGCATACATCTACAAAATCGCAACGGGCTTACTCAGTACGCCTGATGCTATTGGCGATAGCTTTGGTAGCTTTATCTCAAACCCAATTGAACCACTCATGTGGATGGGACTTTACCTACTGCTAAATATCGTGGTGGTTATCCGTGGTATTTCTGGTGGTATCGAGAAAGCGGGCAAGATTTTAATGCCTCTGCTATTCATCATCCTTGTCGTTGTTGCGATTAAAGGGATGAGCCTACCAGGTGCAAGCGCTGGTCTTGAGTTCCTATTCAGCCCTGACTTCTCTAAAGTAGACAGCAGCGTTGTTTTAGCCGCACTAGGTCAAGCATTCTTCTCTCTAAGCTTAGGTATGGGTTGTATGATCACATACGGTAGCTACCTGAAGAAGAAAGAAAACCTAGTTCAAACTACGGCAATGGTTACCGCAATGGACACGGGTGTCGCGATTCTTGCGGGTGTTGCAATGTTCCCAGCAATGTTTGCATTCGGCATGGAGCCTGCTGCAGGCCCTGGCTTGGTATTCGTTGTAGTACCTCAGCTATTTGCTGAAATGGGTGGCATGATTGGCCTTCTATTCGCACTGTTGTTCTTTATTGGACTCAGCGTTGCAGCATTAACTTCTTCTATCTCTTTACTAGAAGTGGTTGTTTCTTACTTAATTGATGAAAAAGGCATGAAGCGCCCTACCGCTGTATTCTCAGCGAGTGCGGTGATGGCGACACTTTGTGTGTTCGCGTCTCTTTCTCTTGGTGGTATCGGTCCAACGCTATTCGGTACGGGTGCGTTTGATATCTTCGACTTGCTGACGGATAAGATCTTCCTAGCTGTGGGTGGTTTACTACTTTGTATCTTCGCTGGCTGGCGTCTAAACCGCGAAGAACTAGAAAAAGAAATCACAAACGATGGTGAAGTGTCATTCCCACTGTTTGGCCTTTGGTACAACTTGGTTAAATACGTGATTCCATTTGCTATCGCAATCGTTGCAATTGCTGGTATTAAGGCTGGCTTCGACAGTGGCAAAGGCGAAATCATGCTACTGGGTATTGGTATCATCGCACTGGGTGGCTTTGCTTCTAAGAAACTATAA
- a CDS encoding ABC transporter ATP-binding protein: MSVLLDVQSLSIFDQDTALVSDLSFQLSQHQAVTILGETGSGKSLLAHAIIGTLPDALQSQGNIVLFDKEHSKRTKSDIEALWGRDLAVLPQEPWYALNPVMNSKEQVSEVHQLVRNDNQNAESLTKQAFAGVGLSADIDKYPHQLSGGMAQRVSYLCATQSNTQILIADEPTKGLDISRRDDIIEQLLRQKETASVITITHDVEVARRLGGEIIVMKQGQIQERGSSDAVLNAPKSDYTKALIQADPQNWNTLQKSHLNEPLLSVKGLSITRGSKMLFSDLSFTLSEGEILGISGDSGSGKSSLADALLGLLPANQGVVKRHRELRVGQALKLYQDPPSAMAKSVSLQVLLHDLCSRHQISIDEIDPLLTRLKLSKKLLARPATQVSGGELQRFAILRALLMKPALLIADEPTSRLDPITAANTLQLIVELTQEIGCALVLISHEPQVLSKTCHRIITL, translated from the coding sequence ATGAGCGTATTATTAGATGTGCAATCGCTTTCCATCTTCGATCAAGATACGGCATTAGTCAGTGATTTGTCGTTTCAATTGAGCCAACATCAAGCGGTCACTATTTTAGGTGAAACGGGCTCAGGTAAAAGCCTACTGGCCCATGCCATCATAGGTACATTACCTGATGCACTTCAGTCGCAAGGCAATATCGTGCTGTTTGACAAAGAGCACAGCAAACGAACCAAATCGGATATTGAAGCCCTGTGGGGAAGAGACTTAGCCGTATTACCACAAGAGCCTTGGTATGCACTGAACCCCGTGATGAATTCCAAAGAACAAGTGAGCGAAGTACATCAATTGGTTCGCAACGATAACCAAAACGCAGAAAGCTTAACCAAACAAGCATTTGCAGGTGTAGGGCTTTCTGCAGACATAGATAAGTACCCGCATCAACTTTCAGGTGGAATGGCACAACGCGTTTCCTACCTATGCGCCACTCAAAGCAATACACAAATCTTAATCGCGGATGAGCCAACAAAAGGGTTAGACATATCCCGTAGAGACGACATCATTGAACAGTTACTCCGTCAAAAAGAAACCGCCTCGGTGATAACGATCACCCATGATGTCGAAGTGGCTCGTCGTCTTGGTGGTGAAATCATTGTAATGAAACAAGGACAAATACAAGAGCGTGGCTCAAGTGATGCTGTACTGAACGCCCCTAAATCCGATTACACCAAAGCGCTCATTCAGGCTGATCCCCAAAATTGGAATACCCTGCAAAAATCGCATCTGAATGAACCCCTTCTCAGTGTAAAAGGCCTGAGTATTACGCGGGGGAGTAAAATGCTGTTTTCTGATCTCTCGTTCACTTTGTCTGAGGGAGAAATTCTGGGTATTAGTGGCGACAGTGGGAGCGGTAAATCAAGCCTTGCCGATGCATTACTTGGGTTACTCCCCGCCAACCAAGGCGTTGTTAAACGTCATCGCGAGCTTCGCGTAGGCCAAGCTCTCAAGTTGTATCAGGACCCTCCTAGTGCGATGGCGAAAAGCGTCTCCCTGCAAGTGTTGCTTCACGATCTCTGTTCACGTCATCAAATTTCGATTGATGAAATAGATCCGCTACTTACGCGGTTAAAATTGTCTAAAAAACTGCTCGCCCGCCCGGCCACTCAAGTTTCAGGGGGCGAGTTACAGCGGTTCGCTATTTTAAGAGCGTTACTGATGAAGCCAGCACTATTAATTGCAGACGAACCAACGTCACGCCTAGACCCAATAACCGCAGCGAATACCTTGCAGTTGATTGTCGAACTCACTCAAGAAATAGGGTGTGCGTTGGTCTTGATCAGTCATGAGCCTCAAGTTCTGTCGAAGACATGTCATCGCATCATTACACTCTAG
- a CDS encoding ABC transporter permease, translating to MLFLLVVAEKLFFQGDIAKQHLNLAFESPTWAEPFGRDQYGRSNFSRLTSAIGTSISMALISVTTSAVLGLITGVIAAWKGGWWDKSLSWLVNMLLALPGLILVLLFGAMIPGSFMVLYFAISLMLWVEYFRVVRSRTLSLLESPEVEASKLYGFSMVYLFKRHLWPSLKYDLFTLGCFGAGNAILALASIGFLYVGLKPPQAELGLMMVELFRYYHQAPWVLIQPVLVVFLLVLSFHLLAKGKEA from the coding sequence ATGTTGTTTCTCTTAGTCGTGGCAGAGAAGTTATTTTTCCAAGGTGACATTGCCAAACAACACTTAAATCTAGCTTTTGAAAGCCCAACTTGGGCCGAACCTTTTGGCCGCGATCAATACGGAAGAAGCAACTTTAGCCGCCTAACGAGCGCCATTGGCACATCGATCAGCATGGCGCTGATCAGTGTCACCACTTCCGCCGTACTTGGCTTAATTACGGGCGTGATTGCGGCTTGGAAAGGCGGATGGTGGGATAAGTCTTTGTCTTGGTTGGTTAACATGCTGTTAGCATTGCCAGGTTTGATCTTGGTACTGCTGTTTGGTGCCATGATCCCCGGATCGTTTATGGTGCTCTATTTTGCGATTTCTCTCATGCTCTGGGTCGAATATTTTAGGGTTGTGAGAAGCCGAACCTTGAGTTTACTTGAATCGCCAGAAGTGGAAGCTTCAAAGCTATATGGCTTTAGCATGGTTTATCTCTTTAAACGTCACTTATGGCCATCACTTAAGTATGACCTCTTTACGCTAGGTTGCTTCGGGGCGGGTAATGCCATTTTAGCTCTTGCTTCCATCGGGTTTCTTTATGTTGGGCTTAAACCACCACAAGCAGAGCTGGGCCTCATGATGGTCGAGCTATTTCGTTACTACCACCAAGCTCCGTGGGTACTGATTCAACCTGTTTTGGTTGTGTTTTTATTGGTACTCAGTTTTCATCTTCTTGCAAAAGGGAAAGAGGCATGA
- a CDS encoding ABC transporter permease, which produces MTKILLQRLYQAMFVAWSVGTVTFILMRLIPGDMAYRIAAGRYGYDYVTADAAASVRDELGLDRSGFEMYFQWLWDLVHFNLGNSLVSGEPVINDIAHQLGHSLLLAAVATFISLLIAIPIGIYCGQRANKFGDQFGLFTSIALKAQPVFLIGLVLVIVFSLHLRWLPVTGFGEAKFIVLPAFALALSLAAMSNRMIRNSTLNVLRSPYFQFARLKGLSQEQAFQRHAPLNIALPVIAFIAIQAVSLIEGIIMIESLFSWPGIGHALSHAIFRRDIPMIQGSALIMGLMFVFINTLIDLLQYWLDPRLKQSNKPENNRKSKEVAA; this is translated from the coding sequence ATGACTAAAATCTTACTGCAGCGCCTGTACCAAGCGATGTTTGTCGCTTGGTCTGTCGGCACGGTCACTTTTATACTGATGCGACTTATCCCCGGAGACATGGCCTACCGCATTGCGGCAGGTCGTTATGGCTACGATTACGTTACCGCAGACGCCGCGGCGTCCGTACGTGACGAATTAGGCTTGGATAGGTCTGGCTTTGAAATGTACTTCCAATGGTTATGGGATCTTGTTCATTTCAATCTAGGTAATTCACTGGTCAGTGGCGAGCCTGTCATCAATGACATTGCTCATCAACTGGGTCACTCGCTGCTACTCGCCGCCGTTGCAACTTTCATCTCCCTACTCATTGCCATTCCTATTGGCATTTATTGTGGTCAGCGTGCCAATAAATTTGGCGACCAATTTGGCCTGTTTACCTCTATCGCCTTGAAAGCTCAGCCTGTGTTCTTGATTGGTTTGGTTCTGGTGATTGTATTTTCATTACACCTACGATGGTTGCCAGTTACTGGATTTGGTGAAGCCAAGTTTATTGTTCTTCCTGCATTTGCGTTAGCGCTGAGTTTGGCTGCCATGTCTAATCGAATGATCAGAAACTCTACTTTGAATGTACTGCGCTCACCCTACTTTCAATTCGCTCGTCTAAAAGGGCTCAGTCAGGAACAAGCTTTTCAACGTCATGCGCCTTTAAATATCGCTTTGCCCGTGATTGCTTTCATCGCAATTCAAGCGGTCAGTTTGATCGAAGGTATCATCATGATTGAATCGCTATTTTCATGGCCCGGTATTGGTCATGCCCTTTCTCACGCGATCTTCAGAAGAGACATTCCGATGATCCAAGGATCGGCTCTGATTATGGGGTTAATGTTTGTCTTCATTAATACTCTGATTGATTTGCTTCAATATTGGTTAGACCCAAGGCTAAAGCAATCAAACAAACCTGAAAATAACCGCAAATCTAAGGAGGTCGCGGCGTGA